One Nicotiana tomentosiformis chromosome 1, ASM39032v3, whole genome shotgun sequence genomic window, tcgagtaaggagtcattctccttatcatttatgcaaccttttcgatcaagAGATATCAGATATGACAACTTAAGcctatctccttcacgtgcatcccttatgctcgaatctgcccgtgtctgtgtacactgtgtatggacctggttcatgctggAGTTTCTTTGTCCATCATCAAAACAAAACTTCACTTGGACCAACATGTACTGATGCATATAATGTTTCACATATTTTATGTTTGCTCTTGGATCAGGTATCCCTAACCTGGTAACGACACTTGTGCGAGTTATGGCAGCTATTTCGATGCACGAAAACCGGCCGCTAGTTAGTTTATTTCATGCTTCTCATATCATATCTTTTAAATGTAGTTGTTAGTAATTTTCAAAAGTATGGAAGAGACAATATGATGTAGTAGATTATTTTAATTAAATGGGTACATGCTCTTCACTGATTATGATTATCCTGTTGCTAACTGGGAAAGAGATAAAAAATGAGATGCATTTTGCATATTTGTACCAAAATGTAGCAACTGAAAGAGTTTTCCTGTTCTCTATTTACAGTTAAGTTGTTTGAGAGTTTCagaaataaaaagaataaagaaaaaggaaTATCCACATCTTTATAGATGAGCCAAAGTACCAGAACAATGAGGTTTGAACCGACAATTGGATTTTACAGCAGAGAACCTTATTATTCCCTATTCCTTGTGAGTTGTGTATATAAGGATCTTATGCTAGAAGATAGCAGTGACTAATCTAGCTTCATATATTAGGAATTCAGTATAATATTAGAGGATTCAATTTTGAACCATTTTGAGTAAAAGAGTTACGCAAATAGAGCTGGCTCTGACTTATAGAACATGTCCTTTTAGATTCCATGATTCTCCTACAAACTCATATGATAAGTATAGTTGTCAAGATCACAACATATGAAGTTACTCTGTTGAATATTTTATTTAGGTTATACAAGATTAGATCAAAATATCTTCCCTTGAGGGTTGAGTAATATTTGCAACAAGAATGGTTAGAAAGAGCTCAAGAAGTCAAGATATTACTTGTGACttattatttcttttatcttttcttttttcgGCGCTTAATACTTTTGGTTTATTGTTCGCACGACTTCAGATCTTCTAAGTCTTTGCATCCTAATGTTTTCTGGTGGCAGATAATTTTGAGAGTTCAAACAGATGTTTATTTGAAACGGTTGAAGATGGACTTGCATCAACTTTTGGAAAATCTATTTAGTTTATGTAATTCTCAAGTTTATGTGCCGAAACTAGAGTAGTTGTACATAAAATATCGACCTATTTTGCAAATTTGATCACACTTAGTtatgacacttagacatgtgtTTTGTAACCTAAAAGGTTGAATGAAAAAAATTACCCTTTGCTAAAAGCCCTAGCTAGACTAGAATAGAACATTGAATCATTCCCATTCTCATGTTGGGCCCATGCGTAGCTCGGGCGAACCCTTACTAGTTTTGGATATGTCATGGGCAATTATTAAGTCATTTATAAACGAAAATCCTTTATAGAGTTGGGACGTGATGTTGGTTTCGATGTAAACTCTTTTACTAGTACTAACATAACTTGTACGTGAATGTGTTAATTTATGCGAGATATATGAAATAAGAATACATAATTTATCAATacttgaaataataatattaaacTGTTATTTATCATATAACGATTGCACTATTAATTATCTTTACATAACTTGTTTGAGAAAATATATTAATTTAATTATGATAATAATATTAATACTTAAATTATTAATCATGATAGATATTTTATAATCTCTACGTTACTTGTCTTCGAAAATCTCTTATTTAGAGATTGAACCATATTTTCCCTTGCATTAAAGGAAACTAGGCGAAGATGGCACCGCCGGCACGGGCCCAATAGTGTGAAACTTAAAACTAATTATTTTTTATCAACTTTGCTTTGAAATAAATTTATAGATAATAAACATTAATGCATCTAGGTTAGTATCAAATGAGATATAAACAACATTGCAAAAAAATAATATACAAATTGTTCAAAAATAATGTATAAGGTTTAAAAGATTTTAAACTAAATTAGAATAGTCTAATTTAGTGACATCAATAATGGCTTAGGACATTTGATGACCTCTCTCCTCTGTAAGCTCCACAAAATATTATCAAATGGTACCGCTATCCAAGTCTCTTTCAATTCTTATGTTGGCGTATTTTTTCTATTTGCAAATTACAACCTTCCCTGGTTGTAAATTACAACCGGGAGGTATCTTGCCACTTTCCGACGATAAATATTTGGGATAAATAAAAGATAAGATACTCCACATCTATGTCTTAAATAAGATTCTCATCAGGACATCTCTTATATTCTAGATGAGCATGAACAAGGGCCAACTCTTATTTGCCTTATATTATAGGCTTTACAGTTAAGGCACTTATGTGCCAGAATATGTGATGGGTTTAAAGTATCTTAGAAttttgttttgatgatctaacaaacttattgtTAAAAACCAGATAAAGGACCTGATGTACACTTGGTATATATCTCTATCAACGGACTCAAGCTAATGTGTGTTGTATGACTTCAGACAGAAAAGAATCAACTCAGGGACCTGATCCCTTTGAGTTTCTCTGACAGTAGTACGAAGTCAACTCTACAGTTGAAAAGTGACTGCCTGCACTGTACATGCTACAGTATAGAAACAGTGTAGCAGTCACTTCCCATTGGGAAGGGCTTTTTACCAACCAAGTGTTTACATCATCTAAGTGATGTCATTCAAAGGATATTAACAAGAACCATTACAACAAAACATCACTTGAACACTTGTGATATTCAAAAAAAGCATTTAAGATCTGATTATCCAGCATTGAAGTcacaagtgcatcaagaacaaagtgCAACACTACTACGGACCACTTCCATAATAAGTCgtttgtatgtccttagttgagttgttcTTTGCATTTGCTATTTATTGTAATTCCTACTTTGCTTATCTAGAAGCTTAAATTAGGAACCTCAAAAACCACAAACCCGTAGAGCTTGTGtcgtgactagagttagtcatgaGTTGAAGTCTTTGTAATAGGTGTATTGCAAAGTTGCTTGTAATAGGTGTATtgcaagttagtgagggattaagagtttaattcctaggttgcaATAGATTGTAATCTAAAGATTGCTcattagtgaagttgaaatcctaccaatgtaggtcgtggtttttttatCCCCTTGAGCATGgatttttccacgtaaaaatctctcgtgtcatttacttactggtTCATTAGCTATTTCTGTGGGAACTGGTATAGGACCaggtctctatacagtttggtggactcatacattctatcaattggtatcatagCCGGTTCTTTCTAAAAGGTTAACACCTAGAGAGGATCCTCACCATCGCTGCTCTACCAAACTTCGAGGAAGGACAATCAACTTACAGGCCCCTAAGATTCAACATCCAATACTATGGGTGGTGGAAGACTCGAATGTATGACTTCATAATGGCAGAAGACTCCGAGTTATTGGATGTTATTTGTGATGGTCCATATGTCCCAACAAAGAAGGTAGGAGAACATGCTGTAATGGTGCCGAAAACTAGGAAGGAGTACAATGACACTGACAGGAAAGCTGTAGAGAAGAATTTTCGCGCCAAAAAGATTTTGGTGTGTGGTATAGGACCTGATGAATATAATAGGATTTCAGCCTGTCAGTCTACCAAGGAGATATGGGAAGCTTTACAAACGGCACACGAAGGAACTACTCAAGTAAAGCAGTCCAAGATCGATATGCTCATCACTGAGTATGAGCTCTTTAAAATGAAGGATGATGAATCCATTCAAGATATGCATACTCGATTCACTTCCATTATAAATGAGCTACACTCTCTTGGAGAAATCATTCCTAGGAACAAGCTCGTGAGGAAAGTTCTTAGAGTTTTACCCAGCTCCTGGGAAAGTAAGGTGAATGTTATCACTGAAGCCAAGGATCTGCAGACATTGACTATGGACGAGCTAGTTGAGAATCTGAAAACCTATGAGATGAAGAGAAAGAAGGACAGTGAAAGAAGAGAACTAAAGAAGGAGAAGAACCAGGTACTCAAAGCTGAAAACAATGATTCGAGTGAGGAGGATAGTGATATGGCATACCTTACCAGAAGGTTTCAGAAAATGGTTCGAAGAAATGGAGGTATACCAAAGAGAGGCAGTTCCAGCAAACCAAAGAATTATGACCTTTGTCATAAGTGTGGAAAGCCAGGGCATTTCATCAAGGACTATCCTCTTCTGAAGCAAGAATATTTCAAGCACAACTCTGATAAAGcagccaagaggaacccggttcctgacaAACGCTTCAAAAGGAAAAACGTAGCTGACAATGTTGTGAAGCAAGCTCTTGCAGCATGGGGAGACTCTTCCAGTGAATCAAAGAAGAAAATGATGCAGGTGATAGTTCCATGATGGCAGTTGAAAATGAAGCAAATGAATATGACTCAATATTTGCTTTGATGGCTCAGTCAAACAATGATGACAATGATGAGGTAAACTTTAGGGATGGTCAAAGGAATCTGAAATCCTACTCTCCCAAGAAACTCATGTCATTAGCTAATATCTTGATTGATGCATATCATAGTCTTGTGAGTGATAAGGATGCCTTGACCATAGAGTTAGGAGATGCTGAGCAGACTAGAGATGACTTGGTGGTTTGTGTAGTTGACTTGAAGGAAATTATAGAAAATCTGAAAAATGAGAAGGAGGTTCTAACAAAGAAAATTGCTAGTGTAGAACATGAGAGAGATGATTTAATGGTAGTTGTAGTTGACTTGAAAGAAATCACAGAGAACTTTAGTAAAGAAAAGAATGCCTTAGTGGAGAAAGTTGTCATTACTGAGCAAGAAATAGATGATCTCTTAGTGGCAATCATATACCTAGAGGAAATAATTAAGGGACTTAAAGTAGAATGTAGGCCTGGAAATTCTGAAAAAGGGAAGGAAGTAGCTAGTGAGGCACGTATTAAACTTGAAAATGAGCTGAATAATGTGAAAACTAGTCTGTGTGCTGAGCTTGAGAAAAATAGGCAGCTTCAAGCAGAATTGGAGAAAGTAAAAAATGATCTTGAGAAATCTcttaagtggacctggtccttagATGCTATTACTGCCATGTACTTTAATAATGGTGGAAACAGGTAGGGAATAGGGTTCCAAAGGGAGAAAGTTCCCT contains:
- the LOC138909530 gene encoding uncharacterized protein — its product is MAEDSELLDVICDGPYVPTKKVGEHAVMVPKTRKEYNDTDRKAVEKNFRAKKILVCGIGPDEYNRISACQSTKEIWEALQTAHEGTTQVKQSKIDMLITEYELFKMKDDESIQDMHTRFTSIINELHSLGEIIPRNKLVRKVLRVLPSSWESKVNVITEAKDLQTLTMDELVENLKTYEMKRKKDSERRELKKEKNQVLKAENNDSSEEDSDMAYLTRRFQKMVRRNGGIPKRGSSSKPKNYDLCHKCGKPGHFIKDYPLLKQEYFKHNSDKAAKRNPVPDKRFKRKNVADNVVKQALAAWGDSSSESKKKMMQVIVP